The Lycium barbarum isolate Lr01 chromosome 10, ASM1917538v2, whole genome shotgun sequence genome includes a region encoding these proteins:
- the LOC132616083 gene encoding probable WRKY transcription factor 13 — protein sequence MFSQSLFEDQDMSSQLGFFSFPPNNNMGISTTLPFIGYNQNTLKTLTMIPPSFAPSSDHSLNNESRHKEDLTTSTIFGGPHLLSLQKSTANAWAWGEVNESSNIKRREFDHDHLGVSSIKMKKIKSSRRKVREPRFCFKTMSDVDVLDDGYKWRKYGQKVVKNTQHPRSYYRCTQDNCRVKKRVERLAEDPRMVITTYEGRHVHSPSHDEEDSQASSQLNNLLW from the exons atgtTTAGCCAGAGCTTGTTTGAGGATCAAGATATGTCATCACAACTTGGATTTTTCTCTTTTCCTCCAAACAACAATATGGGGATTAGTACTACTCTACCATTTATTGGATACAACCAAAATACTCTCAAAACCCTCACAATGATCCCTCCTTCTTTTGCACCTTCTTCAGATCATTCCCTAAATAATGAATCAAGGCACAAAGAGGACCTTACTACTAGTACTATTTTTGGAGGACCCCATCTTCTTTCCTTGCAAAAGTCCACTGCAAATGCATG GGCATGGGGAGAAGTGAATGAGAGCAGTAATATCAAGCGAAGAGAGTTTGATCATGATCATTTAGGGGTTTCATCAAttaagatgaagaagatcaaatCATCAAGAAGGAAAGTAAGAGAGCCAAGATTTTGTTTCAAGACTATGAGTGATGTGGATGTGCTGGATGATGGTTATAAATGGAGAAAATATGGCCAGAAAGTTGTCAAAAATACCCAACATCCAAG GAGCTATTATCGTTGTACACAAGATAATTGCAGAGTTAAGAAACGAGTGGAAAGATTAGCAGAAGATCCAAGAATGGTGATTACAACATATGAAGGCAGGCATGTTCACTCTCCATCACATGATGAAGAGGATTCACAAGCTTCTTCTCAACTTAATAATCTCTTATGGTAG